In a genomic window of Flavobacteriales bacterium:
- a CDS encoding type I restriction enzyme HsdR N-terminal domain-containing protein, with translation MGQGRIKCIVRNKWVAMTPEELVRQGVLTFLIDQLHYPKGRFVVEKVVKVNGMNKRADAIIHDTEGRPQMVIECKRKDSPLDQRTVAQIAMYNRSLDAPYLLLTNGEDAHILHISMESDSISTLRTIPNYEELMNHAV, from the coding sequence ATGGGTCAAGGTAGGATCAAGTGTATCGTCAGGAACAAGTGGGTAGCCATGACACCCGAAGAATTGGTGCGGCAAGGGGTATTGACCTTCTTGATTGATCAGTTGCATTATCCCAAGGGACGGTTTGTCGTGGAGAAGGTGGTCAAGGTCAACGGTATGAACAAACGTGCTGATGCGATTATCCATGATACTGAAGGAAGACCTCAGATGGTCATCGAGTGCAAGCGAAAGGATTCTCCACTTGACCAGCGCACCGTGGCGCAAATAGCCATGTACAATCGGTCCTTAGATGCTCCGTATCTACTTTTGACCAATGGAGAAGATGCCCATATACTTCACATCAGCATGGAATCGGACAGCATCTCGACCTTGCGTACTATCCCTAATTATGAAGAATTGATGAATCATGCGGTCTGA
- a CDS encoding S8 family serine peptidase produces the protein MRSEVIVCTLLLLLSISSIGQRIKELPISYERVLSDEEMRVIIDIDTQDLRSYSDRGDLKVLTQVDDYKLVSTTKEVILEMVSKGEIGYIETQTATGRPLNDVMVNNNNIIPIRQGIAPLDTAYTGAGVIIGMIDTGVELHHPDFLNPDGTTRILELWDHTFEYDEEHIPEPYGFGTRWTQEEIDQGLAVHQDQAIWFGHGSTVTGTACGNGSAVNDFMGVAPKSDMVIVSFDFTTTSFLADVMLAVQYIFEVADEHQKPCVINMSLGTYYGSHDANDPAALFIESELEQPGRIIAAAVGNSNALDPYHLGVELQSDTSFSWFEVEDSPVVGGSRVSFDIWADSVNLSGIEFRLGGDILDDSIRFRGVSDSFHYSESLGQVILRPIRNASNEVLGTAQIWSQYQGEQVQMQVYISDPDSSDYIYRLIGSGTGAYDIWSTSTFGTSDMVQAEDIPELIGIAEMENFTAPDRLMHMVSSWACSDKVITVGNYMNRTSYLDYTGTITSVEGTDGDIYITSSAGPTRDGRHKPDIAATGSVTLSTGNFPQLENLIQNEPFKVAPGGMHFRNGGSSMASPVLAGLAALFLEQCPEARWSDFKEAVIQTSALDEYTGAVPNPYWGYGKVNGFGLMAYDAIIPTIQQVGEELIASGGVDYQWYVDGMAIPGAEDSVLIFENYGDYQVEVFNENGCSVFSETLLVTDVVEQDLMQWTISPNPTKDVLSVQGVRSPMTIELMDSYGNLILRERITTNVRLDLSDLAKGLYMVRGITENNNRVRPFIKH, from the coding sequence ATGCGGTCTGAAGTCATCGTTTGCACACTCCTGCTGCTGCTCTCCATCTCCTCGATAGGTCAGCGAATCAAAGAATTACCCATCTCATATGAGCGCGTATTGTCAGATGAAGAAATGCGGGTGATCATAGATATCGATACACAGGACCTAAGAAGTTATTCCGATCGAGGTGATCTGAAGGTCTTGACCCAAGTAGATGATTACAAGCTGGTGTCCACAACCAAGGAGGTGATCCTGGAGATGGTGTCCAAGGGGGAGATCGGATACATCGAGACCCAGACCGCTACAGGTAGACCGCTCAACGATGTGATGGTCAACAATAACAATATTATCCCCATTCGACAAGGGATTGCTCCATTGGATACTGCCTACACAGGAGCAGGGGTGATCATCGGGATGATCGATACGGGTGTTGAATTACATCACCCCGATTTCCTGAACCCGGACGGTACCACTCGGATCCTCGAGTTGTGGGACCACACATTCGAATATGACGAGGAGCATATCCCAGAACCCTATGGTTTCGGTACACGATGGACCCAAGAGGAGATCGACCAAGGATTAGCTGTGCATCAGGATCAGGCAATATGGTTCGGTCATGGAAGCACCGTGACGGGCACCGCCTGTGGTAACGGCTCTGCCGTGAATGATTTTATGGGCGTTGCACCCAAAAGCGATATGGTCATCGTCTCCTTTGATTTCACCACCACCAGCTTCTTGGCCGATGTCATGCTTGCCGTACAATATATTTTCGAAGTGGCCGATGAGCATCAGAAACCTTGTGTGATAAATATGAGTCTAGGTACCTACTATGGATCTCATGATGCCAATGACCCGGCTGCGCTCTTCATCGAATCGGAACTTGAACAACCGGGGCGTATCATCGCGGCAGCCGTAGGTAACAGCAACGCTTTGGACCCCTACCATCTAGGAGTAGAGTTGCAATCAGATACATCATTTTCGTGGTTCGAGGTGGAGGACTCCCCAGTAGTAGGAGGTTCACGCGTGTCCTTCGACATTTGGGCTGATAGTGTAAACCTGAGCGGTATCGAGTTCCGTCTAGGAGGGGATATATTGGATGATTCCATACGCTTCAGAGGAGTCTCGGATTCATTTCATTACTCAGAGTCTTTAGGCCAGGTGATACTTCGTCCCATTCGCAATGCATCCAACGAGGTATTAGGAACCGCACAGATCTGGTCACAATACCAAGGGGAACAGGTGCAGATGCAGGTCTATATCAGTGACCCGGATTCTTCCGATTACATATATCGACTGATAGGATCGGGGACCGGTGCCTACGACATATGGAGCACATCCACATTCGGAACCAGCGATATGGTCCAAGCTGAGGATATACCCGAGCTCATAGGAATCGCTGAAATGGAGAATTTCACCGCACCCGATCGATTGATGCACATGGTAAGCTCTTGGGCATGCAGTGATAAGGTCATCACTGTGGGCAATTATATGAACCGTACATCCTACTTGGACTACACCGGAACCATCACCAGTGTAGAAGGCACAGATGGGGATATCTACATCACATCCAGCGCGGGTCCTACGCGTGACGGCAGGCACAAACCCGACATAGCAGCCACCGGTAGCGTGACCTTGAGCACGGGCAACTTCCCACAATTAGAGAATCTCATCCAGAATGAGCCTTTCAAAGTGGCTCCCGGAGGAATGCACTTCAGGAATGGAGGTAGCAGTATGGCATCTCCGGTATTGGCCGGTCTAGCCGCCCTCTTTTTGGAGCAATGTCCGGAGGCCAGATGGTCCGATTTCAAGGAAGCGGTCATACAGACTTCTGCCCTGGATGAGTATACCGGGGCCGTGCCTAACCCGTATTGGGGTTATGGAAAGGTCAATGGCTTCGGCCTGATGGCCTATGATGCTATCATACCTACAATTCAACAAGTTGGGGAGGAATTGATCGCTTCAGGAGGGGTCGATTATCAATGGTATGTGGACGGGATGGCCATTCCCGGGGCTGAAGACAGTGTTCTCATCTTCGAGAATTATGGGGACTATCAAGTCGAGGTGTTCAATGAGAACGGATGCTCGGTCTTCTCTGAGACCCTATTGGTCACTGATGTGGTCGAGCAGGACTTGATGCAGTGGACCATTTCTCCGAATCCAACGAAAGATGTTCTCTCAGTACAAGGCGTCCGATCTCCGATGACCATAGAATTGATGGATAGCTACGGGAATCTGATTCTCCGAGAACGGATCACAACAAATGTTCGCTTGGATCTTTCCGACCTCGCCAAAGGACTGTATATGGTACGGGGTATCACGGAGAATAATAATCGAGTACGGCCTTTCATCAAACATTGA
- a CDS encoding DUF5606 domain-containing protein — protein sequence MHLSEILTISGKPGLYKIVAQNPGRVIVESIPEGKRMPIFVRHNFSILNDISIFTYDEDLPLGDVLKSIYEKEDGKETISHKADEKELEAKMLEVVPNYDKEEVRHADMRKLFKWYNLLIAQSLWTPEDMEEDDTESKDEEE from the coding sequence ATGCACCTTTCTGAGATTCTCACCATATCAGGCAAACCTGGATTATACAAGATCGTAGCACAGAACCCGGGAAGGGTCATCGTGGAGTCGATACCCGAGGGCAAGCGTATGCCCATATTCGTCAGACATAATTTCTCCATCCTCAATGACATCAGCATCTTCACCTATGATGAGGATCTTCCTTTAGGCGATGTGCTCAAGTCCATCTATGAAAAAGAGGACGGGAAAGAGACCATCAGCCATAAGGCCGATGAGAAGGAATTGGAAGCCAAGATGCTAGAAGTGGTTCCCAACTACGACAAAGAAGAAGTACGTCACGCAGACATGCGCAAGCTCTTCAAATGGTACAACTTGCTCATCGCGCAATCTCTATGGACTCCTGAAGATATGGAAGAGGACGATACAGAGTCCAAGGATGA